In the genome of Nitrospiria bacterium, one region contains:
- a CDS encoding flavin reductase family protein, protein MEIDPKQLTSSQAYDLMISIVIPRPIAFISTLNSEGVPNAAPFSFFNGISTDPPMVAISIARRGTEKKGTLRNIETTGEFVVNMVDEALAEGMNRAAGNYPPNTNKLEAAGLTARPSVKVKPPRIGEAPISLECRVVQVLPLPESKDALVIGRVVYIYLKDDLWRNGTVDPARLRAIGRLGQSNYCRIRDVFKLERPQTG, encoded by the coding sequence ATGGAAATCGATCCGAAGCAGCTCACTTCCTCCCAGGCCTACGATCTGATGATCAGCATCGTCATCCCGCGGCCGATCGCCTTCATCTCGACCCTGAATTCCGAAGGGGTTCCGAATGCCGCCCCGTTCTCGTTCTTCAACGGGATCTCGACCGACCCGCCCATGGTCGCGATATCGATCGCGCGGCGAGGTACGGAGAAGAAAGGAACCCTTCGCAACATCGAGACCACGGGCGAGTTCGTGGTAAACATGGTCGACGAGGCCCTGGCGGAAGGGATGAACCGGGCCGCGGGAAATTATCCGCCGAACACGAATAAGCTCGAGGCGGCCGGACTTACGGCCAGGCCCAGCGTCAAGGTCAAACCTCCGCGTATCGGCGAGGCCCCGATCAGCCTGGAATGCCGCGTGGTACAGGTCCTGCCGCTCCCGGAATCCAAGGACGCCCTGGTCATCGGGCGGGTGGTTTACATTTATTTGAAGGATGATCTTTGGCGAAACGGCACGGTCGATCCGGCGCGGCTTCGCGCCATCGGCCGCCTTGGACAATCCAACTATTGCCGCATTCGGGACGTGTTCAAGCTGGAACGTCCGCAGACCGGGTGA